The genomic window AGCTACTACAACGTCGCGACCTACCGCTCGCTGGGGATGAACTCGCACACCTCGCTGCACAAGGGTGATCCGGTGGTCGTCCGCGGCCGCCTGACGATCAACGACTTCCAGCGAGCCGACGAGTCCTGGGGGTCCTCGGCCGACATCGACGCTTACAGCGTCGGTCACGACCTCACCTTCGGGACGACCGAGTACGCGAAGTCGGGCCGTGGCAGCGACCCTGCCAAGGAGGCCGCCGGTGAGGGCGGATACACCCGCATGAAGGAGCGGCTCGAGGAGAGCGACGGTCAGAGCTGGGGGCTGCCCCCGGTGACGGCCGACGCGAAGGGGGAGTCCCCGTCCTTCTCGGGGGCCGTACCCGAGGAGCCGGAGGAGGCGGAAGCCCTGCCTGCCTGAGCTGCGGCGCGATTCGGGCATGGGGGCAGGAGTGGATAGCCTGCCTCCATGGCCGACTACATCTACACCATGGTTCGTGCACGCAAGGCGCACAACGAGAAGGTCATCCTCGATGACGTCTCGATGTCCTTCTACCCCGGGGCCAAGATCGGGATGGTCGGGCCCAACGGGGCCGGCAAGTCGACCATCCTGAAGATCATGGCCGGGCTCGACCAGCCGAGCAACGGCGAGGCAAGCCTCAAGCCGGGCGCCACGGTGGGCATCCTGCTGCAGGAGCCGCCGCTGAACGAGGAGAAGACCGTCCTCGGCAACGTCGAGGAGGGCGCCGGCGAGATCAAGGCCAAGCTCGACCGCTACAACGAGATCTCCGAGGAGATGGCCAACCCCGACGCGGACTTCGACGCGCTCATGGCGGAGATGGGCAAGCTCCAGGAGGACATCGACCATGCCGATGCGTGGGACCTGGACTCCCAGCTCGAGCAGGCGATGGACGCACTGCGCTGCCCGCCCCCGGACGAGGCGGTCACTCACCTCTCCGGAGGTGAGCGCCGCCGCGTCGCGCTGTGCAAGCTCCTCCTGCAGAAGCCCGACCTGCTGCTCCTCGACGAGCCCACCAACCACCTGGACGCCGAGTCGGTGCTGTGGCTCGAGCAGCACCTCGCAAGCTACCCCGGCGCCGTCCTTGCCGTCACTCACGACCGGTACTTCATGGACAACGTCGCCCAGTGGATCGCCGAGGTCGACCGCGGCCGGCTCTACCCCTACGAGGGCAACTACTCCACCTACCTGGAGAAGAAGCAGGAGCGTCTGCAGGTCCAGGGCAAGAAGGACCAGAAGCTCGCCAAGCGACTGCAGTCCGAGCTCGAGTGGGTCCGCTCCAACGCCAAGGCCCGGCAGACGAAGTCCAAGTCGCGTCTGGCGCGCTACGAGGAGATGGCCGCCGAGGCCGAGCGCACCAAGAAGCTGGACTTCGAGGAGATCCAGATCCCGCCGGGCCCGCGCCTGGGCAGCAAGGTCATCGAGGTCGAGGGCCTGAAGAAGGGCTTCGACGAGCGGGTGCTCATCCAGGACCTGTCCTTCAGCCTGCCGCGCAACGGCATCGTCGGTATCATCGGCCCCAACGGTGTCGGCAAGACCACGCTCTTCAAGACCATCGTGGGCATCGAGGAGCCGGACGCCGGCGTGGTCGACATCGGCGACTCGGTCCAGCTCTCCTACGTCGACCAGAGCCGTGCGGGCATCGACCCGGAGAAGAACGTCTGGGAGGTCGTCTCCGACGGGCTCGACTTCATCCAGGTCGGCAATGTCGAGATCCCCTCGCGTGCCTACGTCAGCCAGTTCGGCTTCAAGGGCCCCGACCAGCAGAAGAAGGCCGGTGTGCTCTCCGGTGGTGAGCGCAACCGTCTCAACCTCGCGCTGACGCTCAAGCAGGGCGGCAACGTGCTGCTGCTCGATGAGCCGACCAACGACCTGGACGTCGAGACCCTCGGCTCGCTGGAGAACGCCCTGCTGGAGTTCCCGGGCTGTGCCGTGGTCATCTCCCACGACCGGTGGTTCCTCGACCGCGTCGCGACGCACATCCTCGCCTACGAGGGCACCGAGGCCGACCCCGCCAAGTGGTACTGGTTCGAGGGCAACTTCGAGGGCTACGAGGCCAACAAGATCGAGCGCCTCGGTGAGGACGCCGCGCGGCCGCACCGCGTCACCTATCGTCGCCTCACCCGCGACTGAAAGTCGATGCGTTCTCTGGCCGACCAGATCAACGGCCGCTCGAGCATCGTCGACGAGGTGCTCACCGGGAGTCTCGAGGACGGCGAACGACTCGCCGACGTCGAGCTCGTCGGGTGCACGCTGCGCGATGCGAGTTGGGCAGGTGCGCAGCTGTCCGGGGTCCGCTTCGAGCAGTGCACCGTCGAGCGGGTCGACCTCTCGCGGGTGAGCCTGCCCGACAGCGTCCTCGACGGGTGCACGTTCACCGGGTGCAAGGCACTGGCCACCTCGTGGTCAACGATGGGCGCGCCCGTGATCTCGCCCCAGCCGTCCACCTGGGCCGACTGCCAGCTGTCGATGGGTAGTTTCAGCGGT from Janibacter cremeus includes these protein-coding regions:
- a CDS encoding single-stranded DNA-binding protein, translated to MNETELTVAGRLVADPEHRTTRAGVQFTTFRLATNARRRNREGVFIDGPTSYYNVATYRSLGMNSHTSLHKGDPVVVRGRLTINDFQRADESWGSSADIDAYSVGHDLTFGTTEYAKSGRGSDPAKEAAGEGGYTRMKERLEESDGQSWGLPPVTADAKGESPSFSGAVPEEPEEAEALPA
- the ettA gene encoding energy-dependent translational throttle protein EttA, with translation MADYIYTMVRARKAHNEKVILDDVSMSFYPGAKIGMVGPNGAGKSTILKIMAGLDQPSNGEASLKPGATVGILLQEPPLNEEKTVLGNVEEGAGEIKAKLDRYNEISEEMANPDADFDALMAEMGKLQEDIDHADAWDLDSQLEQAMDALRCPPPDEAVTHLSGGERRRVALCKLLLQKPDLLLLDEPTNHLDAESVLWLEQHLASYPGAVLAVTHDRYFMDNVAQWIAEVDRGRLYPYEGNYSTYLEKKQERLQVQGKKDQKLAKRLQSELEWVRSNAKARQTKSKSRLARYEEMAAEAERTKKLDFEEIQIPPGPRLGSKVIEVEGLKKGFDERVLIQDLSFSLPRNGIVGIIGPNGVGKTTLFKTIVGIEEPDAGVVDIGDSVQLSYVDQSRAGIDPEKNVWEVVSDGLDFIQVGNVEIPSRAYVSQFGFKGPDQQKKAGVLSGGERNRLNLALTLKQGGNVLLLDEPTNDLDVETLGSLENALLEFPGCAVVISHDRWFLDRVATHILAYEGTEADPAKWYWFEGNFEGYEANKIERLGEDAARPHRVTYRRLTRD
- a CDS encoding pentapeptide repeat-containing protein, whose protein sequence is MRSLADQINGRSSIVDEVLTGSLEDGERLADVELVGCTLRDASWAGAQLSGVRFEQCTVERVDLSRVSLPDSVLDGCTFTGCKALATSWSTMGAPVISPQPSTWADCQLSMGSFSGLDLTGARFERCVLVDVDFDGAILTDVVVEDCSLAGARFVRADLRGADLRGARDYVIDVRSTRVEGLRVDPVGALGLLAPFAISVE